One Nicotiana tomentosiformis chromosome 4, ASM39032v3, whole genome shotgun sequence genomic window carries:
- the LOC104111637 gene encoding 6-phosphogluconate dehydrogenase, decarboxylating 1, which yields MATPTRIGLAGLAVMGQNLALNIAEKGFPISVYNRSTSKVDETVERAKKEGNLPLYGFHDPESFVLSIQKPRVIIILVKAGAPVDQTIKTLSAYMEKGDCIIDGGNEWYENTERREKEMAEKGLLYLGMGVSGGEEGARNGPSLMPGGSFEAYKNIEDILLKVAAQVDSGPCVTYIGEGGSGNFVKMVHNGIEYGDMQLIAEAYDVLKSVGKLSNDELQQVFTDWNKGELLSFLIEITADIFGIKDDKGDGYLVDKVLDKTGMKGTGKWTVQQAAELSVAAPTIASSLDSRFLSGLKDERVQAAKVFKASGVSDILVDQSVDKNQLIDDVRKALYASKICSYAQGMNLIRAKSVEKGWDLKLGELARIWKGGCIIRAIFLDRIKGAYDRNPDLANLLVDEEFAKEMVERQSAWRRVVCLAINSGISTPGMSSSLAYFDSYRRERLSANLVQAQRDYFGAHTYERIDVPGSYHTEWFKIARQSKN from the coding sequence ATGGCTACACCGACAAGAATTGGTCTTGCTGGGCTTGCTGTTATGGGACAAAATCTTGCTCTCAATATTGCCGAGAAAGGATTTCCTATATCTGTTTACAACCGATCCACTTCAAAAGTTGACGAGACTGTTGAACGAGCTAAAAAGGAAGGAAATCTTCCTCTTTATGGCTTTCATGATCCAGAGTCCTTTGTACTCTCTATCCAAAAGCCCCGTGTCATAATCATTCTTGTCAAGGCCGGTGCACCAGTTGATCAGACCATCAAAACCCTTTCTGCTTACATGGAGAAAGGAGACTGTATCATTGATGGTGGCAACGAATGGTATGAGAACACTGAAAGGAGAGAGAAAGAAATGGCCGAGAAGGGTCTTCTTTATCTAGGAATGGGAGTTTCAGGCGGTGAAGAGGGTGCTCGCAACGGACCCTCACTGATGCCTGGAGGCTCTTTTGAAGCCTACAAGAACATAGAGGACATCTTGCTAAAAGTTGCAGCTCAAGTCGACAGTGGCCCTTGTGTTACATATATTGGTGAAGGAGGTTCTGGaaattttgttaagatggttCATAATGGAATTGAATATGGTGACATGCAGTTAATTGCAGAGGCTTATGATGTGCTAAAATCTGTTGGCAAGCTCTCTAATGATGAATTACAACAAGTCTTCACGGACTGGAACAAAGGAGAGCTTCTGAGCTTCTTGATTGAAATCACAGCTGATATATTTGGAATCAAGGATGATAAAGGAGACGGGTATCTTGTAGACAAAGTTTTGGATAAAACTGGGATGAAAGGTACTGGTAAATGGACCGTTCAGCAAGCTGCTGAGCTGTCAGTTGCTGCACCCACAATCGCTTCATCATTGGATTCAAGATTCCTTAGTGGATTAAAGGATGAAAGGGTTCAAGCAGCTAAAGTATTTAAAGCTAGCGGGGTTAGTGATATCCTTGTTGACCAGTCCGTGGATAAGAATCAGTTGATTGACGATGTGAGAAAGGCACTTTATGCATCCAAAATATGTAGCTATGCTCAGGGCATGAATTTGATAAGGGCAAAGAGCGTTGAAAAAGGATGGGATTTGAAACTAGGGGAGCTTGCTAGGATTTGGAAGGGTGGTTGTATTATCCGTGCTATATTTTTGGATCGGATCAAGGGGGCTTATGACAGAAACCCGGATCTTGCTAATCTACTTGTGGATGAAGAGTTTGCAAAAGAGATGGTTGAACGACAGTCTGCTTGGCGAAGAGTAGTCTGCCTAGCTATCAACTCGGGTATTAGTACACCGGGTATGTCTTCAAGTCTTGCTTACTTTGACTCGTACAGGAGGGAAAGACTTTCTGCCAATTTGGTTCAAGCTCAGAGAGATTATTTTGGTGCTCATACATATGAGAGGATTGATGTGCCGGGATCTTACCATACCGAGTGGTTCAAGATTGCGAGACAGTCAAAGAACTGA